In Acidobacteriota bacterium, the following proteins share a genomic window:
- a CDS encoding EamA family transporter — protein sequence MNNQQRAYMFAAATVLMWSTVATVFKLTLRSLGVYPMLLGAALTSTGFLLAAMAFKGRLGELRRISKRDWLRAATLGFLNPFLYYAVVLKAYELLPAQEAQPLNQTWTITIVILSVPLLGQRLRWSSLGAILVSYLGVTIIATHGEWRLVRVSEPFGVFLALASTLVWALYWIYNLRDSRDELIKLAANFICGTGYCLAAVLLFPQPWNGSWTGWAGAIYLGLFEMGVAFVCWMKALQLSENTARVSNLVLLCPFISLVLIHYVVGEPILGSTVVGLVFIMAGVLWQRSLASALPA from the coding sequence ATGAACAATCAACAGCGCGCCTACATGTTCGCCGCTGCCACCGTCCTGATGTGGTCCACGGTGGCGACCGTTTTCAAGCTGACCTTGCGCAGTCTCGGGGTTTACCCCATGCTCCTCGGGGCCGCCCTCACATCCACGGGTTTCCTTCTGGCCGCCATGGCGTTTAAGGGACGCCTGGGCGAGCTGCGCCGGATCTCGAAGCGGGATTGGCTGCGCGCCGCTACCCTTGGCTTCCTGAATCCGTTCCTTTATTACGCGGTGGTGCTCAAAGCCTACGAACTGCTCCCTGCCCAGGAAGCCCAGCCGCTCAACCAGACCTGGACCATCACCATCGTCATTCTATCTGTACCGCTGTTGGGACAGCGCCTGCGCTGGTCCAGTCTTGGAGCGATTCTGGTCAGTTACCTGGGCGTCACGATCATCGCCACTCATGGAGAGTGGCGCCTGGTGCGGGTGTCTGAACCGTTCGGGGTCTTTCTGGCTCTGGCCAGCACCTTGGTCTGGGCCCTGTACTGGATCTACAATCTGAGGGATTCACGTGACGAGCTCATCAAGCTTGCCGCGAATTTCATCTGCGGCACCGGATACTGCCTGGCGGCCGTACTGCTGTTTCCCCAACCCTGGAATGGATCGTGGACCGGGTGGGCCGGCGCTATTTACCTGGGTCTGTTTGAGATGGGAGTGGCCTTCGTGTGCTGGATGAAGGCGCTGCAGTTGTCGGAAAACACGGCCCGCGTATCCAATCTGGTTCTCTTGTGCCCGTTCATCTCCCTGGTTCTGATTCACTATGTGGTGGGCGAACCCATTCTCGGATCCACCGTGGTGGGATTGGTATTCATCATGGCTGGTGTCTTGTG